The Panulirus ornatus isolate Po-2019 chromosome 5, ASM3632096v1, whole genome shotgun sequence genome includes a window with the following:
- the LOC139748312 gene encoding oplophorus-luciferin 2-monooxygenase non-catalytic subunit-like, producing MYSERVLAVLVLGWASVWASCPSSGNINPCKCRDETPGLIMDCSSVTSSAQLLSAFSHDMPDSSFQFFEIVKLSGRCPLEKIPANVFGSTTFMFVWFGQTEITTVDPQAFAGNELSMLELTIADANKLTSFPFESMGEMHSLYKLLLSNTKLDTISHVGPAPNLTQVSVTGSQVSSIVPQAFKDLGRLTRLDLHDNPLTSIQDGWFAASTSQPWVVYLDGCSISDISPGAFSGTLPSGVFLNGNQLTTLPEATFRPLLEHLQASDAAGDLAHYVDVTNNPLVCDCDIRWVVDSATLHPFLRDAVCSNGDVAGTNVVDLPSDFFASC from the exons ATGTATAGCGAGAGGGTACTGGCggtgctggtgctggggtgggcgTCGGTGTGGGCGTCGTGTCCCTCGAGCGGGAACATCAATCCCTGCAAATGCCGGGACGAGACCCCGggactgatcatggactgtagCTCCGTCACCTCCTCCGCCCAGCTCCTCAGCGCCTTCTCG CACGATATGCCGGATTCGTCATTCCAGTTCTTCGAGATCGTCAAACTGAGCGGCCGCTGCCCGCTGGAGAAAATCCCCGCCAACGTCTTCGGCAGCACCACCTTCATGTTCGTCTGGTTCGGCCAGACGGAGATCACCACGGTCGACCCGCAGGCCTTTGCCG GGAACGAACTGTCCATGCTGGAACTGACCATCGCGGATGCCAATAAGCTCACCTCCTTCCCCTTTGAGTCCATGGGTGAAATGCACTCCCTATACAAGCTGCTGCTCTCCAACACCAAGCTGGACACCATCTCCCACGTGGGACCGGCACCCAACCTGACCCAG gtgagCGTCACTGGGAGCCAAGTCAGCAGCATCGTTCCGCAGGCCTTCAAGGACCTGGGTCGCCTGACCCGACTCGACCTCCACGACAACCCTCTCACTAGCATACAGGACGGATGGTTCGCCGCCTCCACCTCACA GCCCTGGGTGGTGTACCTGGACGGCTGCAGCATCAGCGACATCAGCCCCGGCGCCTTCTCCGGCACCCTCCCGTCAGGAGTCTTCCTCAACGGCAACCAGCTCACCACCCTGCCAGAG GCGACCTTCCGGCCGCTGCTGGAGCATCTGCAGGCGTCGGATGCGGCCGGGGACCTGGCTCACTACGTGGACGTGACCAACAACCCTCTGGTGTGCGACTGCGACATTCGGTGGGTGGTAGACTCGGcgaccctccaccccttcctcagGGACGCCGTCTGCTCCAACGGGGACGTGGCCGGCACCAACGTCGTGGACCTCCCCTCCGACTTCTTCGCTTCCTGCTAA